In one window of Streptomyces sp. FXJ1.172 DNA:
- a CDS encoding alkaline phosphatase family protein, which translates to MQITRRRRQAEKEYYVLLGRRVGRRATLLTACITTAALATGTAVASTRQFGTDQVGQVTAKGQVVSADQYINPYGSRLVINDGKIMSSTVSPDGSHLAASVTDGDAALVLVDLKTGQVKQKVGANAADDLRIKSGSVGQEGPTYSPDGKQLWLGQTDGYTKFTVNADGTLADPTTVSIPADGAKHALVGAAVFSADGSTVYSAVNGQNRVVAIDAATGAVKQSWSVGNAPRGMAQAGGKLYVSNEGGRPAKPGETTINSYGTQVPASPKTGATTTGTVSVIDLADPSAPVGTVDVGLHPTAVYAKNGAVFVTNTADNNVSVISTKNDKVVQTISTQPWPEASVGYEPNAVTLTDDGHLLVTLGRANAVAVYRYTSAQEPVSYVGLLPTDYFPAEITTVGKTVVVSNTRGIDARRPDSAGHGTHDTTSSLTQFALPSDRVIRSETRKVFQQNGWTEGAVQLAAKNSKSRPVPVPARLGDPSTIKHVFLIVKENRTYDQVYGDIAKGNGDPSLTQFGENVTPNQHALAEQFGLYDNTYDIGTNSAEGHNWLMQADNPEYTESSAGEYARSYDTEDDALGHQKTGFLWSGAQAAGKTVRDFGEFQQFLTKPSGASWQNLYCDAKNMDATGQGTAYPLNSSSPIPSLNSVSVPGFPKFDTSVPDVYREQIWKQDFEKNGPANLNMFWLSSDHTGGPASPAAQVADNDLATGRIVDEISHSKYWKDSAIFVVEDDSQAGLDHVDGHRAPIQIISPWAQHDTVDSHYYSQITMIRTIEQILGVRPMNQKDTAATPMRGAFTQHPDYTPFTALPNRTSLTDGLSTPPSCGVDTPAKQDVKAAAVPATKVPADKRALAAQWNAWKSKQRLTGPSAVPDYANPAQMNHLTWYETHNWTKPYPGENKIYAPDDVPGAYIPSAENDG; encoded by the coding sequence ATGCAGATAACGCGCCGTCGCCGGCAAGCCGAGAAGGAGTATTACGTCCTGCTCGGCAGACGTGTCGGCCGCCGGGCGACCCTGCTCACGGCTTGCATCACCACGGCCGCGCTGGCCACCGGCACAGCGGTCGCCTCGACGCGCCAGTTCGGCACCGACCAGGTCGGCCAGGTCACCGCCAAGGGCCAGGTCGTCTCCGCCGACCAGTACATCAACCCGTACGGCAGCCGTCTCGTCATCAACGACGGCAAGATCATGTCGTCGACCGTCAGCCCGGACGGCAGCCACCTCGCGGCCTCCGTCACCGACGGAGACGCGGCGCTGGTCCTCGTGGACCTCAAGACCGGGCAGGTGAAGCAGAAGGTCGGCGCCAACGCGGCGGACGACCTGCGCATCAAGAGCGGCTCCGTCGGCCAGGAAGGCCCGACGTACTCGCCCGACGGCAAGCAGCTGTGGCTGGGCCAGACCGATGGCTACACCAAGTTCACCGTGAACGCCGACGGCACCCTCGCCGACCCGACGACCGTCTCGATCCCGGCCGACGGTGCCAAGCACGCCCTGGTCGGCGCGGCGGTGTTCTCGGCCGACGGGTCCACCGTGTACTCCGCGGTCAACGGCCAGAACCGGGTGGTCGCCATCGACGCGGCGACCGGCGCCGTCAAGCAGAGCTGGTCCGTGGGCAACGCCCCGCGCGGTATGGCCCAGGCCGGCGGCAAGCTCTACGTCAGCAACGAGGGCGGCCGTCCGGCGAAGCCCGGCGAGACCACGATCAACTCCTACGGCACCCAGGTCCCGGCCAGCCCGAAGACCGGTGCCACCACCACCGGCACGGTCAGCGTCATCGACCTCGCCGACCCGTCCGCTCCCGTCGGCACCGTCGACGTCGGTCTGCACCCGACCGCCGTGTACGCCAAGAACGGCGCGGTGTTCGTCACCAACACCGCCGACAACAACGTGTCGGTCATCAGCACCAAGAACGACAAGGTCGTACAGACCATCTCCACCCAGCCGTGGCCGGAGGCCTCCGTCGGCTACGAGCCCAACGCGGTCACCCTCACCGACGACGGCCACCTCCTGGTGACGCTGGGCCGTGCCAACGCCGTCGCCGTCTACCGGTACACCTCCGCGCAGGAGCCGGTCTCCTACGTCGGCCTGCTCCCGACGGACTACTTCCCCGCGGAGATCACCACCGTCGGCAAGACGGTGGTCGTCTCCAACACCCGTGGCATCGACGCCCGCCGCCCCGACAGCGCCGGCCACGGCACCCACGACACGACGTCCAGCCTGACGCAGTTCGCGCTGCCCAGCGACCGGGTCATCCGCTCCGAGACCCGCAAGGTCTTCCAGCAGAACGGCTGGACCGAGGGTGCCGTGCAGCTGGCCGCGAAGAACAGCAAGTCCCGGCCGGTGCCGGTCCCGGCGAGGCTCGGCGACCCGTCGACGATCAAGCACGTCTTCCTCATCGTCAAGGAGAACCGGACCTACGACCAGGTCTACGGCGACATCGCGAAGGGCAACGGCGACCCGTCGCTGACGCAGTTCGGCGAGAACGTGACGCCGAACCAGCACGCCCTGGCCGAGCAGTTCGGGCTCTACGACAACACCTACGACATCGGCACGAACTCGGCCGAGGGCCACAACTGGCTGATGCAGGCCGACAACCCCGAGTACACCGAGTCCTCGGCCGGTGAGTACGCGCGCAGCTACGACACCGAGGACGACGCCCTCGGCCACCAGAAGACGGGCTTCCTGTGGAGCGGTGCGCAGGCGGCCGGCAAGACCGTACGGGACTTCGGCGAGTTCCAGCAGTTCCTGACCAAGCCGTCCGGGGCGAGCTGGCAGAACCTGTACTGCGACGCCAAGAACATGGACGCGACCGGGCAGGGCACCGCGTACCCGCTGAACTCGTCCTCGCCCATCCCGTCGCTCAACAGCGTCTCGGTGCCCGGTTTCCCGAAGTTCGACACCAGTGTCCCGGACGTCTACCGGGAGCAGATCTGGAAGCAGGACTTCGAGAAGAACGGTCCGGCGAACCTGAACATGTTCTGGCTCTCCAGCGACCACACCGGTGGCCCGGCGAGCCCCGCCGCCCAGGTCGCGGACAACGACCTCGCGACCGGCAGGATCGTCGACGAGATCTCGCACAGCAAGTACTGGAAGGACTCGGCGATCTTCGTCGTCGAGGACGACTCCCAGGCCGGCCTCGACCACGTCGACGGGCACCGGGCGCCGATCCAGATCATCAGCCCCTGGGCCCAGCACGACACGGTCGACAGCCACTACTACTCGCAGATCACGATGATCCGTACCATCGAGCAGATCCTCGGGGTCCGCCCGATGAACCAGAAGGACACCGCGGCCACCCCGATGCGCGGCGCCTTCACCCAGCACCCGGACTACACGCCGTTCACGGCGCTGCCCAACCGGACCTCGCTGACCGACGGGCTGAGCACTCCGCCGTCGTGCGGCGTGGACACTCCGGCGAAGCAGGACGTCAAGGCGGCCGCCGTACCGGCGACGAAGGTGCCGGCGGACAAGCGGGCGCTCGCGGCCCAGTGGAACGCCTGGAAGTCGAAGCAGCGGCTGACCGGCCCGAGCGCTGTGCCCGACTACGCGAACCCGGCGCAGATGAACCACCTCACGTGGTACGAGACCCACAACTGGACCAAGCCGTACCCCGGTGAGAACAAGATCTACGCACCGGACGACGTGCCTGGCGCCTACATCCCCTCCGCGGAGAACGACGGCTGA